The following are from one region of the Candidatus Bathyarchaeia archaeon genome:
- a CDS encoding inositol-3-phosphate synthase yields MGRIKVGVIGVGNCFAGLVQGIEYYRRNPSEKVIGIMHELIGGYSIFDIDFVAAFDVAENKVGRPLHEAIYQPPNCVDWLPEVPKSDVIVREAPILDGVGVYVEKMIKPIKQTKSDEELREEILREISDSGAEMLINYLPVGSERAVRYWAEIALDAKVGMINCMPVFIASDRGWAARFEAAGVPLIGDDVKGQVGATILNRVLAKLCDDRGTHIDQMYQINIGGNTDFANMLERSRLMSKKISKTESVQSQLSRRMDEERIYVGPSDFLPFLGNTKICYINIKARMFANRPFEIECKLSVDDKANSAGVVIDAIRCLKLAIDRGVGGVLTSPSAYLMKRPPIQCSDAEAKVLMEKYIAGEIER; encoded by the coding sequence TTGGGCAGGATAAAGGTTGGCGTGATAGGGGTTGGGAACTGCTTCGCGGGGCTCGTCCAAGGCATAGAGTACTACAGGCGGAACCCCAGCGAGAAGGTGATAGGCATAATGCACGAGCTGATAGGCGGATATAGCATATTCGATATAGACTTCGTAGCGGCGTTCGATGTGGCCGAGAACAAGGTCGGGAGGCCGCTTCACGAGGCCATTTATCAGCCCCCGAATTGCGTCGATTGGCTACCCGAGGTCCCTAAGAGCGATGTGATCGTGAGGGAGGCGCCGATCTTGGATGGCGTGGGGGTCTATGTGGAGAAGATGATAAAACCGATAAAGCAAACGAAGAGCGATGAGGAGCTAAGGGAGGAGATCCTCAGGGAGATAAGCGATTCGGGGGCCGAGATGCTGATCAACTACCTGCCGGTTGGGAGCGAGAGGGCCGTTAGGTATTGGGCCGAGATAGCCCTCGACGCCAAGGTCGGCATGATCAATTGCATGCCGGTCTTCATAGCCTCGGATAGGGGCTGGGCTGCGAGGTTCGAGGCGGCGGGCGTGCCGCTGATAGGGGACGACGTCAAGGGCCAAGTGGGAGCCACGATACTCAACAGGGTTCTGGCCAAGCTCTGCGACGATAGGGGGACCCATATCGATCAAATGTATCAGATAAACATAGGCGGCAATACGGATTTCGCCAATATGCTCGAAAGGTCTAGGTTGATGTCGAAGAAGATCTCGAAGACCGAGTCTGTCCAAAGCCAGTTGAGCAGGAGGATGGATGAGGAGAGGATCTACGTTGGCCCATCCGATTTCTTGCCCTTCCTTGGGAATACGAAGATCTGTTACATCAACATAAAGGCCAGGATGTTCGCGAATAGACCATTCGAAATAGAGTGCAAGCTCTCGGTCGATGACAAAGCCAATTCAGCGGGCGTGGTGATAGATGCCATAAGGTGCCTTAAGCTGGCCATCGATAGGGGGGTTGGCGGAGTCCTTACGTCCCCATCGGCCTACTTGATGAAGCGGCCCCCGATCCAATGCAGCGATGCTGAGGCCAAGGTATTGATGGAGAAGTACATAGCCGGCGAGATAGAAAGATAG
- a CDS encoding TIGR04084 family radical SAM/SPASM domain-containing protein — protein MRYYVTLTTDCNLRCEYCYGKCLEDMGAHYPLEVDCEFPSRISYGLEELADFLERDPDPVLIFYGGEPLLEAGLVKRMMDSIPASAFIIQTNGLLLNSLEREYANRFHTILVSLDGDEGLTDSYRGAGTYRRVVENVRALKEGGFKGELIARMTVAERTEIYDQVLWLLFNEECPFPAVHWQLDALFGVRDYWRRRFSEWAERSYNPQIERLAKFWVDYMEREGHVLRIYPFLGLMRSMLRGERAKLRCGAGWMVFNIRTDGKITPCPVMAGTGPFLGDIRRTDPKELQDAVQVSEPCPSCDIFGLCGGRCLYANLTKLWGDKGFAEVCGTVRNLVGVLEDLLPRVREMIADGIISLDDFEYMECNSCEIIP, from the coding sequence ATGCGATATTACGTAACCCTTACGACGGATTGCAACCTCAGGTGCGAATATTGCTATGGGAAATGCTTGGAGGATATGGGGGCCCATTATCCGTTGGAGGTGGATTGCGAGTTCCCGAGCAGGATATCTTATGGCTTGGAGGAGCTGGCGGATTTCTTGGAGAGGGATCCCGATCCCGTCCTCATATTCTACGGGGGCGAGCCCCTTCTCGAGGCGGGCCTGGTCAAGCGGATGATGGATTCGATCCCCGCAAGCGCCTTCATAATCCAAACGAATGGCCTCCTGTTGAACTCCCTTGAGAGGGAATACGCCAACAGATTCCACACGATCCTAGTCTCCTTGGATGGAGATGAGGGGCTCACGGATTCATACAGGGGCGCTGGGACCTATAGGAGGGTCGTCGAGAATGTGAGGGCCCTCAAGGAAGGGGGATTCAAGGGCGAACTCATAGCGAGGATGACGGTCGCCGAGCGTACCGAGATCTACGATCAAGTCCTATGGCTCCTCTTCAACGAGGAATGCCCTTTTCCAGCCGTCCATTGGCAATTGGATGCGCTCTTCGGGGTCAGGGACTACTGGAGGCGCCGCTTCTCGGAATGGGCGGAAAGATCCTATAATCCCCAGATCGAGAGGCTCGCCAAATTTTGGGTGGATTATATGGAGCGCGAGGGCCACGTCCTGCGGATATACCCATTCTTGGGCCTGATGAGGTCCATGTTGCGCGGGGAGCGTGCGAAACTCCGCTGCGGGGCGGGATGGATGGTCTTCAATATAAGGACCGATGGTAAGATAACGCCCTGCCCAGTCATGGCGGGCACCGGGCCGTTTTTGGGGGACATAAGGCGAACCGATCCGAAGGAGCTCCAAGATGCCGTCCAAGTTTCTGAGCCGTGCCCGAGCTGTGATATCTTTGGCCTCTGCGGAGGGCGCTGCCTCTATGCGAACCTCACGAAGCTATGGGGGGATAAAGGATTCGCGGAGGTTTGCGGGACCGTTAGGAACTTGGTGGGCGTTCTGGAAGATCTCCTCCCGAGGGTGCGGGAGATGATTGCGGATGGCATTATAAGCTTGGATGATTTTGAGTATATGGAGTGCAATAGTTGCGAAATAATACCTTAG